The genomic region GCGCGACGGCCGCCGCGCGGTGGTGTCGACGGGCGTGGTCCCCGGCCTCTCGGGCCTCCTGCCGCGGCTCGCCGCCCAGGGGCTGCGCGGCCCGCTCCGGCTGCGCGGCTGGGTGGGCGGGGTCGAGGCGTGCTCCCCCGGGGTCGCGCTCGACGTGCCGCTGTCGCTGGCGGCCGGGGGGCCCGGATCCACCGCGTACGGCACGCCGCTCGCCGCGTGGTCGGGCGGCCGGCGGGTCGAGCGGGCGCTGCGGGCGGAGGAGGACGCGACGGCGCCGTTCTTCCCGGGCCGGGTCGCGCTCCAGCCGTACCTGTCGGCCGAGACCGAGCGGATCGCGCGCGGCGCCGGCTTCGCGGAGGCGGAGTGGTGGAACGTGCACCCGGGCCCCGCCGTGCGCGACGCCCTCAACCGGCTCCCCGCGCTGCTCGCGGGCGACGACGGCGCGACGGCGGCGGCCGACGCGCTCATCCGCGCGGGCGACCTCGACCTCCTCGGGACCCGGCCCTTCCACGTGCTGGCCGTCTCCGTCCGCGGCACCGACGCCGACGGCGATCCGGTCGAGCGCGCGATCGTGCTGCACAGCGACGACAGCTACGTGCTCGCCGGCCGTCTCGCCGCGATCACCGTGCGGGAGATCCGCGCGGGCGCCGTGCCCGCGGGCGTCGGCTTCGCGCACGACGTGCTGGATCCGCGGCGCGTCCTCGACCTCGTCGCCGCATCGGGCGCGAGCACCGTCACCCGCATCGACGACGCGGGCGACGCGGGCGAGATGGTGGAGGAGGACCTGTGACGCCCGACGCCGCCCACCGCCCGCTGCGCGTCGTCGTCTGCGGCACCGGCTTCGGCCGCATCCACCTCCGGGCCGTGCTCGCGCGCCCCGAGCTGCGGCTGGTCGGGATCCTCGCGCGCGGCGGCGACGCCTCCCGCGCGCTCGCGGCCCGGCACGGCGTGCCGCTGTGGACCGACGTCGCCGAGCTGCCCGCCGACGTCGACCTGGCCTCGGTCGCCGTCGGCTCGGCCGTGCAGGGCGGGCCCGGATCCGAGCTCGTGCTCGCGCTGCTCGCGCGCGGGATCCACGTGCTCCAGGAGCACCCGGCGCACCCCGACGAGATCACCGCGGCCGCCCGCGCCGCTCGGACGGCTGGCGTCCGCTACCGCCTCTCCACGCACTACCGGCACGTGCGCGCGACCCGCGGCTTCCTCGCGTCGGCCGAGCGGCTGCGGGCCAGGAGCCCGCTCGTGCACGTGGACGCCGCCGGTCCCGTGCACCTGCTGCAGCCGCTCGTCGACGTCCTCGGCCAGGCGGTCGGCGGGCTCCGGCCGTGGGCGTTCGCGGATCCCGTCGCGCGCCCGCGCGAGCTGACCGCGCTCGAGACGCGCGCGTCCCCGCTCACCGCGATCGAGGGCGTGGTCGGCGGCGTCCCGCTCTCCCTGCGCGTGCACGACGAGCTGCATCCCGCCGACCGCGACAACCACGCGCTGCTCTGGCCGCGCATCTCCCTCGCGTCGGAGGCGGGCGTGCTGACGCTCGCCGACGTGCACGGCCCCGTCACCTGGAGCCCGGCGCTGCACACCCGCCGCGACGCGGCCGGGCGGCTCGACCTCGACGGGGGTCCCGCCCGGCGCGCCCTGCCGCGCCTCAGCGTCTGGCCGGACGCGCCCGCGCCGACCGCGGGCCAGCTCTTCGACGACGTGTGGCCGGATGCGGTCGGGCACGCGCTCGGGGCGCTCGTGGCGGAGATCCGCTCGGGCGACGGCGACGCGCTCCGCTCGGCGCAGGCCGACATCACGATGGCGCGCGCGTGGGTGGACCTCACCCGGCGGCTCGGCCCGCCGCGGAGCATCCGCCCGGGCGAGCCGCCGCGGGTGACGGCCGAGGCGATCCTGCCCGCGGCGGAGCCGGCACCCGGGCGCGGTCCGTCGGGCGGCGCGGCGGCGGGCGGCGCGGCGGCGGGCGCGTCCCCCGGCCCGGCGCCCGCCGACCCCTACGGCCCCGCGGCCGAGCTCTTCGACCTCGCCGCCGCCGCGCACGCGGAGCTCACGGCCGCCGCGGTGTGCCGGCTCCTCGACGGCCGCGACCTGTCCCAGGCGCCCGTACTCGACCTCGGGGCGGGGACGGGCGTCATCGCGCGGGCCGTCGCGCGCGCGCACCCGGAGGCGCGGATCGTCGCCGCCGAGCCGTCCGAGCCGCTGCGGGCGGTGCTGACGGCGCGGATCCTCGACGCCGACGGCCTGCAGGAGCGCGTGACCGTGACCGCCGGATCCGCGCCCGACCTCGACCTGCCCGACCGCCTCTCCGCGGTGCTCCTCTGCGGCGTGCTCGGCCACCTCGATCCCGGGCAGCGCGCCCGGCTCTGGACCCGCATCGCGGAGCGGTTGCTGCCGGGCGGGGTCGTCGTGGTCGAGACGATGGGGCTCGAGGCCGGGACGCGCGTGCCCGAGGCGCGCCTGGCCCGCACGAGCGTGGGCGACGACGAGGTCGAGTGGTGGTTCCGGGCGGATCCCGCGCCCGACGGCCTCCTCGACCTGCGCACGCGCTGGCGCAGCCGCGAGCCCGGCGGCCGGGAGCGCGAGGTGCACGACGCGTACTCCTGGGATCCCGTGGGCCTCGAGGAGCTCGCCCGGGAGGCCGGCATGGACCTCGTGCGCCTGCCCGCCGCCGCCGGCGCGTCGCTCCCGCTCGGCGCGCTCGTGCCGCGGCCGACGGATCCGCCCGCCGGGTGACGCGCCGCCCTCCACACCGCGACGCCCGCTTATCGCGAATCATTCTCATCAAGGGCTACGCTCCTTCCCGACCGACACCGCAGCGAGAGGCCGCACCATGATCGAGACCCCGCGCGCCGACGGCGGCTGGCTGCGGCGCGTCGCCGCGACGCCCGATGCCCGCATCCGCCTCGTCTGCCTGCCGCACGCGGGCGGCGCGGCGTCCGCGTACCGCGGCTGGGCGCCGTTCGCGCCGCGGGGCGTCGAGGTCCTCGCGGTGCAGTACCCGGGCCGCGCGGACCGCTACGGCGATCCCGTCAGCCCCGATCTCGCGACGCTCTCCGCCGACGTCGCGGCGGCCGTCGACGCCCTGCCCGACCACCTGCCCGTCGTGCTCTTCGGGCACAGCATGGGCGCCCTGGTCGCCTACGAGACCGCGCGCGTCCTCGCCGCGCGCGGCCGCCCCGCCGCCCGGCTCGTCGTGTCGGGACGCCGCGCGCCGACCGTGCGGTGGGGCGGCACCCTGCACCGGCAGGACGACGCCGCGCTCCTCGCCGACCTGGAGCGGCACTCCGGGACGGCGCCCGAGATCCTCGCCGACGACGGCATGCGACGCACCGTCCTCGCCTGCCTGCGCGACGACTACCGGCTCGTGGAGACGCACCGCACCGCAGCGGGACCCGGGCCCGGCTGCCCGGTGAGCGTGTTCAGCGGCGACGCGGATCCCGAGCTGCGGCCCGCCGAGGCCGAGGCGTGGCACCGCCTCGCCGGCGACGCGGCGGCGGGCGGCGACCTCCGGGTCTTCCGCGGCGGCCACTTCTACCTGGCCGAGCGGCCGGCCGAGGTGGTCGAGGCGATCGTCTCCCTGCTGGATCCCGCGCTCGCGTTCCCCGCCCCGGCGGAGTCGATGTTCCCGTGACGCTGGATCTCCAGGACTACTCCCCGGGCGCCGAGTTCTACGACCTCGTTGCCCGACGCCACACGGAGGCGCTCGCGGGCGTGCTCGCCGAGGCGCTGGCGGGCGCCCCGGCGGGCACGGCAGCCGGCACCGACGCCGACCCCGGGACCGTCGTGGAGCTCGGCGCGGGCACCGGCCGCGTCACGCGGCTGCTCGCCGACCTCGTGCCCGACGCGCCGATCCTCGCCGCGGAGCCGTCCCCCGTCATGCGCGCCGTGCTGCGCAGCCGCGTGCACGAGGATCCCGCCCTGCGCCGCCGGGTCACCATCCGCCCCGAGACGGCGCAGGAGCTCGTGCTGCCCGACCGGATCCGCGCGGTCGTGCTGATCGGCGTCGCCGGCCACCTCGGGAGCGACGACCGGGCCGACCTGTGGCGACGCTGCCTCGAGCGGCTGGTGCCCGGCGGCGCGGTCGTCGTCGACCTGATGGGCACGAGCGCGCGCTCGCTCCCGCCGACGCGCCTCCTGCGCGAGCGCATCGGCACCCAGGACTACGAGTGGTGGACCACGGCCGAGCCCGGCCGCGACGGCGCCACCCGCTTCACCACCCGCTGGCTCGTGCTCGACGGCGCGAGGACGGTGCGCGAGGTCCGAGGAGGATACGAATGGCACAGCCTGGACCCGGCGACGCTCGCCCGGGAGGCGGGCCGGTCGTGGACCGTGCTCCGCGGCGGGGCCGAGGAGGCGGCGACCGAGGTCGCGGTGCTCCGCCGATGACGGACGCCGCCGACGCGACGACCGCGACCCCCGCCGCCGAGGCGCCCACCACGGTCGCCGACGCCGTCCGGTCCGTGCGCGGCCGGCTGGCGGCCGCCGTCCTGGTGCAGGCGGCGGCCTCCGCGAGCGGGCTCGCCGCGGTCGTCGCCGTCGCCGAGATCGGCCGCGCCGCGGTGTCCGACCCGGGCGGCCCGCCGGCGTGGGGCGCCGTGATCCTCGCCGCCGTCGCCGGCCTCGCGGGCCTCCTGCTCTCCGCGGCCGCCGACACCCTCACGCACCTCGCCGACGCCGACCTCCAGCTCGACCTCCGGCGCCGGGTCGTCGCGCGGCTCGGCCGGGTCCCGCTCTCCTGGTTCGACGACCACGACGCCGGCCGGGTGCGCCAGGCCGTGCAGCAGGACGTGGCGGCGCTGCACGCGCTCGTGGCGCACACGCTGCTCGACGTCACGCGGCTCGTCGTCGTCACCGTCGCGTCGCTCGCCTACCTGCTGACGCTCGACGTGCCGCTCGCGCTCGTGTGCCTCCTGCCGCTCGTCGCCGGCGTCGCGCTGTTCGCGCGCGCCATGGCGGGTGCCATGTCGTCCATGGCCGAGTACGGGCGCGCGTCGGCCGAGATCGCGGGCAGCGTGGTGGAGTTCGTCGACGGGATCCAGGTGGTGCGCTCCTTCGGCCGGCCCGGCCGCGCCCACGCCCGCTCCCTGCGGGCGGTCGACGCCTTCGCCGCGTTCTTCGGCGCCTGGGTCGCGCGGACCACGGCGGCCACCACCGCGTCCTGGCTGACGGTCTCGCCGATCGGCGTGCTCGCCCTCGTCGTCCCCGTGGGCGGCGCGATGGTCGCGGCGGGCGCGCTCCCCGCCGCCGACCTCGCGCCGTTCCTCCTGCTCGCGCCCGCGATGGCGGCGCCCGTGGGCGTGATCGGCCCGCGCGCGCAGGCCATCCGGGGCGCCGTCGACGCGGCCGCCTCCGTCGACGAGGTGCTGCGCGCGCCGGCCGAGCCCGCGGTCGCCGACCCGCGCGAGCCCGACGCCCGCCGCGGCCCGGGCCTCGTGCTCCGCGGCGTCGGCTTCTCCTACGACGGGGAGCGCGACGCGCTCCGGGACGTCGACCTCGACCTGCCCCCAGGATCCGTGACGGCGGTCGTCGGCCCGTCCGGCTCCGGCAAGTCCACCCTCGCGGCCCTCGTCGCCCGCCTGCGCCTGCCCAGCCGCGGCACCGTGGAGCTCGGCGGCGTGGACGTGCGCGACGCGACCCCGTCGGCCTGGCACGCCCGGGTCGGCTGCGTGCTCCAGGACACGGTGCTGCTGCGCGACACGGCGCTCGAGAACCTCCGGCTGGGCCGCCCCGACGCGCCGCTCGACGAGGTGCGCGCCGCCGCCCGGATCGCCCAGGTCGACGACGTCATCGAGGCGCTCTCGGACGGCTACGCCACCGTGCTGGATCCGCGCGGCGGCCTCTCCGGCGGCGAGGCCCAGCGCATCGCCCTCGCCCGCGCGCTCGTCGCCGACTGCCCGGTGCTGGTGCTCGACGAGCCGATGGCGCACGCCGACCCGAGCACGGCCGGGCGCATGCGGCGCGCCCTCGACCACGCGACCCGGGACCGGACCGTGCTGGTCGTCGCGCACCGGCTGGAGACGGTGGAGCACGCCGACCGCATCGTCGTGATGGACGCGGGCCGCGTCGCGGAGCAGGGCACGCACGCGGAGCTCCTGGCCCGCGACGGCCTGTACGCACGGCTCCTCCGCGCGGGCGCGCCCACGGCGACCGGGCCGACGACGACGACCGACACCCCCGGGGAGGGACGCTGATGCGCGCGATCGACGAGGCCAGGCGGACCCTGGGGCCCGCGGGCGAGCGGGAGCTGCGCCCGGTCGTGGCGCGGATGGCGGCCGCGTCCGTGCTGCACGGCGCGGCGGCCCTGTCCCTCGTGCCGGTGCTGGAGCGGCTCTTCGGCGCGGATCCGGCGTCCGCGTGGCCGTGGATCGCCCTCTTCCTGCTCCTCGCCGCCGCCCACCTCGCCGTGCAGGCCCGCGCGCAGTCGGCCGCGTTCGGCGCGGGCGTCCGGGCGGCGAACGCGCTGCACCACCGCATCGGCGACCACGTGGTGCGCCTCCCGCTGGCCTGGTTCGACGCCACCCATCGCGCGGAGCTGACGGCCGCGGCGGGCGGCAGCGTGCTCGCGTCGATGGGCGTGCCCGCGTACCTGCTGCGTCCGCTCATCACCGCGGCCGTGGTGCCCGCGGTCATCGCGCTGGGCCTCCTGGTGGTGGATCCCCCGCTCGGCGCCGCCCTGCTCGTGGCCGCGCCCGTGCTCGTGCTGGCCCTCCGCGTCGGCGGCCGGATCATGGCGCGCGCCGACGCCGAGCGCACCGCGGCGGACACGGGGATCGGCGAGCGCGTCGTCGAGTTCGCGCAGGCCCAGCACGTGCTGCGCGCGCACGGCCGCACCGGGCGCGACGCGGGCCTCGTCGACGCGATCCTCGTGCGGCACCGCGCCGCGTCCCGCGCGCTCATCGGCCGCACCGTCGCGGGGCTGGTGGCCTTCGGCGCCGTGATGCGCGTCGTGCTCGTGGTGGCGCTCGTCATCGCGGTCGACCGCGCCGTCGGCGGCCCCGTCGACCCGGGGCGTACGGTCGCGGCGCTCGTGCTCGTCTTCCACGCCGCCGACCTCGTGGGCCAGGGGGCGGAGCTGGCGGTCGGCGTGCGCGCCGCGCGCCGCGACGTCCAGGCCGTGGGCCGGATCCTCGACGCCGCCCCCATCCCCGAGCCGCAGCCCGCCTCGGCGCGCGTGCCCGCCGGCGCCGACGTGGAGCTCGACGGCGTGTCCTTCTCCTACCCGGGTTCCCGGGCCGAGGCCGTCGCGGGCCTCGACGCCACGCTGCCCGCCGGCCGCATGACCGCGCTCGTGGGGCCGTCCGGATCCGGCAAGACCACGGTCGCCCGGCTCCTCGCCCGCGCCGCCGACGTGACCGGCGGATCCGTGCGCATCGGCGGGGTCGACGTCCGCGACATGGCGCTCGCCGACGTGGCCGCGAACGTGTCCACGGTCTTCCAGGACGTCCACCTGCTCGCGGGCACGCTCGGCGACAACGTACGCATCGCGGATCCCGACGCCGACGACGCCGCCGTGGTGGACGCGCTGCGCCGCGCCGGCCTGCCGCTCGGCGACGGGCTCGACCTCGACACTCCCGTGGGCGAGGGCGGCCGCCAGCTGTCGGGCGGCCAGCGCCAGCGCGTCTCGATCGCCCGCGTGCTCCTGAAGGACGCGCCCGTGGTCGTGCTCGACGAGGCCACGGCGGCGCTCGACGCGGAGAGCGCCGCGGCCGTGGGCGAGGCGATCCGGCTCCTGCGCGGGCACCGCACCCTGCTCGTGATCGCGCACCGGCTCGACACCGTGCGGAGCGCCGACGAGATCCTCGTGCTCGACGGCGGCCGCCTGGTGCAGCGCGGCACGCACGACGAGCTCGCCGGCGAGCCGGGCGTCTACGCCGAGTTCCTCGCCGACCTCGTCGCGTCGGACGGCTGGCGGGTGCGGGCCCAGTACTCGTAGCGCGAGGCGGGCGCGAAGCCGAGCCCCTCGTACAGTGCCCGGGCACCGTGGTTCTCGGCCACGACCTGCAGCCAGAGGTCGGTGATCCCCCGCTCGGCGCCCGCCCGGACCGCGGCTCCCATGGCCGCCCGAGACAGGCCGCGCCGTCGGGCCTCGGGGCGCGTCGCGACGGCGAAGAGCCCGCCCCAGCCGCCCACGAGCGCGAGGCGCGCGGTGGCGAGCACGCGGTCGCCGTCGCGGACGGCGGCGTACACGGACGGGCCGCGCTCGAGGATCCCGCGGGCGACGGCGAGCTCCGCGGATCCGCCGCGCCCGTCCACGCTCCACCACGCGTCCAGCCAGGCGTCGTCGGGCGCGTCGGCGACCGCGACCTGGAGCGCGGGATCCGCGGGCGCCGCGTCCGCCAGGCGCTCGGCCACCGCGCCGGCGTCGGCGACCTGCACGAGCGTGCGCGCCTCGGCCATGTAGCCGCGGGCGGCCAGCCGGGAGGAGAGGTCGGCCGGCTCCGACGCGGGCGACACCTGCACGCACGCGTCGATCCCCTGGTCGCGCGCGAACGCCTCGACCGCGTCCAGGGCGGCGTCCGGGTCGTCGACGGGGCCGACCGGGAGCGCCGAGTTCGCGCGCTTCGTCACGCCGCCGGCGGCGCGGAGGGTCCATGCCGCGTGCCGCTCGCGGTGCTCGGCCGGCCAGCCGCGGTCGGCCAGGTCGTCCAGCAGGGCGGCCGCGGCGCGCGGGTCCATCGCGGTCACGGCGGCGGCTCCGACCCCGGATCCGGCGTCGAGGCTCACGCCAGCGCCCCCGCGTCCGCCGCCCCGCGGGACACGTCGTCGTCCGCGTCCGCCGCCCGCAGCACGCGCAGCGCGTTGCCGCCCGCGATCGCGCGGAGGTCGTCGTCCGACCAGCCGCGCTCGGCGAGCGCGGCGATCAGGGCCGGATAGCAGGAGACGTCCTCGAGCCCGTCGGGCGTGCGGTCGACGCCGTCGTAGTCGCCGCCGAGGCCCACGTGCCGGGGGCCGGCGACCTCGCGGATCCGCTCCACGTGCCGCACGACGTCGGCGAGCGTCGCGCGCGGCCGCTCCCCGGGCCGGCGGGCGGCGACGGCCTGCACGCCCTCGTGGTCGCGCGGGTCCACGCCCTCGGCCACGGCGAGCGCCAGCGTCTCCTCGTGCCACTCCGCGACCGCGGGCGACACGAACTGCGGCACGAACGTGGCCATGCAGACGCCGCCGTTCGCGGGCAGGGACTGGAGCACGTCGTCGGGCACGTTCCGCGGCACGTCGGACTCCGCGCGCGCCCCCGAGTGCGAGAACAGCACCGGCCGCCGGGCGATCCGCAGCGCGTGCCGCATCACGTCGGCCGACACGTGCGACAGGTCGACGAGCATGCCGATCCGCTCCATCTCGGCCACCACGCGCTCGCCCGCCGGGCTCAGCCCGTGGTGCACGGGCGCGTCGGTCGCCGAGTCGGCCCACGCCACGTTCGCGTTGTGCGTGAGCGTCATGTACCGCACGCCGAGCGCGCGCATGGTCCGCAGCGCGCCGAGGGATCCGCCGATCGAGTGGCCGCCCTCCATGCCGAGGAGCGAGGCGACGCGGCCGGATGCGACGACACGCTCCACGTCGTCGGCGGTCACGGCGAGCGCGAGCCGGTCCGGGTGCGCGGCGACGAGGCGGCGCACGACGTCGATCTGCTCGATGGTCGAGCGCACGGGGTCGATGCCGGGCAGGTCCGGCACCCACACCGACCAGAACTGCGCCGCCACCCGGCCGCGCGCGAGGCGCGGCAGGTCGGTGTGCAGGCCGGGCACGGCATCCTCCACGGCGAGGCGCGCGATCACGTCGTCGGCGACGGACGCGCTCGGCCCGCCCTCCCGCACCGCGCGCTCGCGGAGCGCCCAGGCGAGGTCGTCGTGGCCGTCGACGATCCCCTGCGCGTCGAGCAGGCGCCCGACGCGGTCGGCGAGCGCGGAGGCGGCGGGTGCGGGTGCGGGTGCGGGTGCGGGGGCGTCCGTCATCCGCGGATCAGCGCCCGGTGCCGTCGACCGCGAACGGCTCGATCACCGCCAGCTCGTCGTCCGTCAGCGCCGGGGCGCCGGCCGCGGCCACGTTCTGCTCCAGCTGCTCCACGCTCGACGCGCCGATGAGCGCGCTCGTGATCCCGGGGTGCCGCAGCACCCACGACAGCGCGAGCTGCGCGAGCGTCTGCCCGCGCCCCTCGGCCACCGCCTGCAGGCCGCGCGCCCGCTCCAGGTAGACGGACGAGACCGCGGACTCGTCGAGGAACCCGCTGGTCGCGGCGCGCGAGTCGGCGGGGATGGATCCCGACAGGTACCGGTCGGTGAGCAGCCCCTGCGCGAGCGGCGAGAACACGATGCAGCCGGATCCCGCCTCCTCCAGCACGGGCAGCAGCCCGCCCTCGACGTGCCGGTTGAACATGGAGTAGCTCGGCTGGTGGATGGTCAGCGGCACCCTGTGCTCGGCGAGCGCCGCCACCGCGCGCTCCGTCTGCTCGGGCGAGTAGTTGCTGATGCCGGCGTAGAGCGCCTTGCCCTGGTGCACCGCGGTCGCGAGCGCGCCCATGGTCTCCTCGATGGGCGTCTCGGGATCCGGCCGGTGCGAGTAGAAGACGTCGACGTACTCGAGGCCCATGCGGCCGAGGCTCTGGTCGAGCGACGCGAGCATCGACTTCCGGGAGCCCCACTCGCCGTAGGGGCCGTCCCACATGAGGTAGCCGGCCTTGGAGGAGATGACGATCTCGTCGCGGTACGGGCGGAGGTCCTCGGCGAGGATCCGGCCGAACGCGGTCTCGGCGCTGCCGGGAGGCGGGCCGTAGTTGTTGGCGAGGTCGAAGTGCGTGATCCCGAGGTCGAACGCGCGGCGGACGATGGCGCGCTGGGTGTCGATCGGGCGGGCGGTGCCGAAGTTGTGCCACAGGCCGAGCGACAGCTCGGGGAGCTTGAGGCCGCTGCGGCCGGAGCGGCGGTACGGCATGGACGAGTAGCGATCGGGATGAGCGACGTAGGTCATCCGCCGAGCGTACCGAGGGCCGCTCGCCTGGCCCGTGCGCGCGGCGGACCCTCCTCCCGCTGGCCGCTGCCGACAAGCCCCTAGGCGGCGGGGGTGGGGTGGCCTTCACTGGATGCGTGCACACCATCCACTACGCCGACGGGCGCTACCTGACGGGCGACGACATCGCCCGGGCCGTCGTCGAGTGCGCGCAGGCGCTCGCGCGCGAGGGCATGGCCGCGGCGACCGTGACGGTCCCCGTCTGGCTGCCCCAGGGCGGCGTGGGCGCGGTGGCGATCCTCATCGGCCCGGCCAGCCAGATCGTGGTGGAGCCCGTCGGCCCCTCGGAGGACGAGCTGCGCGACCCGGAGGCCGTCGAGCGGATCCGGGCGCTGACCGTCCGCGCCCGTCAGTCGCAGTCGGGCACCAGCGTGAGCGCCGACCGACAGGACGGCACGGTCGTCCCGGGGCTCGAGGACCTGGACTGACGGCACGCGCGCCTCCTCGGCGCGCGCATCCCGTCGACCCGCGAGGATGGGGGCATCCCACCCGCATCGACGCGAGGAGCCCCCATGCCCGACACCGCCGCCCCCTCCGCCCTCCTCCACCTCCGGGCGTCCGGCGTCTCCCTGGTGCTCGACCTCACGGAGGGCCGCCTGTCGGCCGTCGTGCACTGGGGCGCGGACCTCGGCGAGACCGCCAAGGATGACCTCGCGACGCTGGCGCTCGCGGCCGTCGAGCCGATCGCGGGCAGCGTCGCCGACGATCCGATCCGCCTCGCGATCCTCCCCGAGTCCCACACGTCGTGGACCGGCAAGCCCGGCCTCGAGGGCCACCGCGACGGCGCCGACTGGTCGCCGCTGTTCCGCGTCACGTCCGCCACCGTCGACGGCGACCCGCTGCCCGCGGGCGTCGACGGTCGGCCGGGATCCGTGTCCGCCGGCCCCGCCCTCGTGCACGTCGACGCGGTCGACGAGGTCGCGGGCCTCGGCCTCGCGCTCGACGTCGAGCTGCTGCCGTCGGGCCTCGTCCGAACGCGCGCGGAGGTCACCAACACGGGCGAGGGGACCTACTCCGTCGGCGGCGTCACGCTCGCGCTGCCGCTGCCCGCCGAGGCCCGCGAGATCCTCGACTTCGCCGGGCGCTGGGGCCTGGAGCGCACGCCGCAGCGTCGCGAGCTCGTGGTCGGGATCCACGAGCGCGAGGGCCGCAAGGGCCGCACCGGACCCGACGCCGCCACCCTGCTGTCCGTCGGCACGCCCGGCTTCGGCTTCCGCCACGGCGACGTCCGCGGCGTGCACGTCGCGTTCAGCGGCAACCACCGCCACTACGCCGAGCGCCTCTCCACCGGCCGCCAGGTGATCGGCGGCGGCGAGCTGCTGCTGCCCGGCGAGGTGCGCCTGGCGCAGGGCGAGGCCTACGCGAGCCCGTGGGTCTACGCCGCGTACGGCGACGGCCTCGACGACCAGGCCGCCCGCTTCCACCGCCACCTGCGCGCGCGGGACACGCACCCGCGCCGCGACCGGCCCATGACGATCAACGTGTGGGAGGCCGTCTACTTCGACCACGACCTCGCCCGCCTGACCGACCTCGCGGATCGCGCCGCCGCGCTCGGCGTCGAGCGCTACGTGCTCGACGACGGCTGGTTCCGCCACCGCCGCGACGACCACGCCGGCCTCGGCGACTGGTACGTCGACGAGGACGTCTGGCCGGACGGCCTCGGCCCGATCATCGACCACGTCCAGGGCCTCGGCATGGAGTTCGGCGTCTGGTTCGAGCCCGAGATGGTCAACGAGGACAGCGACCTGGCGCGCGCCCACCCCGAGTGGATCATGGCCACCGGCGGCCGCCTGCCCGTGCGCGCCCGCGACCAGCAGGTGCTCGACCTCGCGATCCCCGAGGCGTACGCGTACGTGCTCGAGCGGATGACCGCGATCCTGTCCGAGAACGACATCGCCTACATCAAGTGGGACCACAACCGCGACCTGGTGGATGCCGGCATGTCCCCGCGCGGCGAGGCGGGCGTGCACCTGCAGACGCTCGCCGCGTACCGCCTCATGGACGAGCTGAAGGCGCGCTTCCCCGGGCTCGAGATCGAGTCGTGCTCGTCGGGCGGATCCCGCGTCGACCTCGGCGTGCTCGAGCGCACCGACCGCGTCTGGGTCTCCGACTGCATCGACCCGCTCGACCGCCAGACGATGATGCGCTGGACCATGCAGCTCCTCCCGCCGGAGCTGATGGGCTCCCACATCGCCTCGGGCGTCAGCCACACCACCGGCCGCGCCCACCGGCTCGCGTTCCGCGCGGGCTCCGCCCTGTACGGCCACCTCGGCATCGAGTGGGACCTCGCGCAGGCCACCGATGAGGAGAACGCCGACCTGGCGGCGTGGATCGCCCTCTACAAGGAGGAGCGCGCGCTGATGCACACGGGCACGGTCGTGCGCGCGGACGAGAGCGACCCCACGCTGCTGGTCTACGGCGCCGTCGCGGAGGACGCCGAGCGCGCGCTGTTCTTCCTCGCGTCGATCGGCCGCTCCGAGGTCTCGCCGCGCGGCCGCGTCCTGCTGCCGGGCCTCGATCCCGCGCGCCGCTACCGCGTGGAGCCCGTGCGCGTCGGCACCCCCGAGCCGGGCTTCGCGGCGCCGGCCTGGTGGGACGGCGTCGAGCTCACCGGCCGCGCGCTCGCGGCATCCGGCCTGCACGCGCCGCTGATGATGCCCGAGTCGATCGCGATCCTGCGGGTGACGGCGGTCTGATCCCGGCCGGACACGACGACGGCCCGCCGCGCGCCCGGGAGGGGCGCGCGACGGGCCGCACGGGGCTCAGGCGCCGGGCGCCGGATCCCCCGGCTCGTCCCTCCACGCGCGGCTGACCGTGAGGCCGTCGCCGTCCGACGCCAGGTCGACCCGCACCGCGTCGCCGTCGCGGATGTCGCCCGCGAGCAGCTCGCGCGCGAGGCGGTCGTCGATCTCGCGCTGCATGA from Clavibacter michiganensis subsp. insidiosus harbors:
- a CDS encoding aldo/keto reductase, producing the protein MTYVAHPDRYSSMPYRRSGRSGLKLPELSLGLWHNFGTARPIDTQRAIVRRAFDLGITHFDLANNYGPPPGSAETAFGRILAEDLRPYRDEIVISSKAGYLMWDGPYGEWGSRKSMLASLDQSLGRMGLEYVDVFYSHRPDPETPIEETMGALATAVHQGKALYAGISNYSPEQTERAVAALAEHRVPLTIHQPSYSMFNRHVEGGLLPVLEEAGSGCIVFSPLAQGLLTDRYLSGSIPADSRAATSGFLDESAVSSVYLERARGLQAVAEGRGQTLAQLALSWVLRHPGITSALIGASSVEQLEQNVAAAGAPALTDDELAVIEPFAVDGTGR
- a CDS encoding alpha-galactosidase produces the protein MPDTAAPSALLHLRASGVSLVLDLTEGRLSAVVHWGADLGETAKDDLATLALAAVEPIAGSVADDPIRLAILPESHTSWTGKPGLEGHRDGADWSPLFRVTSATVDGDPLPAGVDGRPGSVSAGPALVHVDAVDEVAGLGLALDVELLPSGLVRTRAEVTNTGEGTYSVGGVTLALPLPAEAREILDFAGRWGLERTPQRRELVVGIHEREGRKGRTGPDAATLLSVGTPGFGFRHGDVRGVHVAFSGNHRHYAERLSTGRQVIGGGELLLPGEVRLAQGEAYASPWVYAAYGDGLDDQAARFHRHLRARDTHPRRDRPMTINVWEAVYFDHDLARLTDLADRAAALGVERYVLDDGWFRHRRDDHAGLGDWYVDEDVWPDGLGPIIDHVQGLGMEFGVWFEPEMVNEDSDLARAHPEWIMATGGRLPVRARDQQVLDLAIPEAYAYVLERMTAILSENDIAYIKWDHNRDLVDAGMSPRGEAGVHLQTLAAYRLMDELKARFPGLEIESCSSGGSRVDLGVLERTDRVWVSDCIDPLDRQTMMRWTMQLLPPELMGSHIASGVSHTTGRAHRLAFRAGSALYGHLGIEWDLAQATDEENADLAAWIALYKEERALMHTGTVVRADESDPTLLVYGAVAEDAERALFFLASIGRSEVSPRGRVLLPGLDPARRYRVEPVRVGTPEPGFAAPAWWDGVELTGRALAASGLHAPLMMPESIAILRVTAV